DNA sequence from the Lysinibacillus sp. OF-1 genome:
TAAATTCGATGCACTTGTAGAGAAAGAAATGATTGATCAAAAGCAAGGAATGGATCTTTTAGCGAATGAATTAGTCTTAATCGTTCCAAAAGACAATGAAAAACAAATCCAATCCTTCGAAGATTTACAACAAGCAGGGAAAATCGCGCTCGGTACACCTGAAACGGTTCCTGCTGGACAGTATGGTGTGGACACATTAAAGCATATGCAACTTTGGGATTCACTTGAATCTAAAGTGGTGTATACAAAAGACGTACGTCAAGTACTTACGTACACAGAAACAGAAAATGTGGATGCAGGAATCGTCTATAAAACGGATGCCCTAGTATCTGATAAAGTCGATGTCATTGCAACTGCAGATGATGCTACACACGCACCAATTATTTATCCTGTAGGTGTGCTAAAAGCGAGTAAGCATGCGCAAGAAGCAGAAGATTTTTATCACTTTTTACAAAGTGATGAGGCTATGAATGTCTTTAAAAAGTATGGGTTTAAAGGAGCTCAATAAAAAATGAGTACCGATTTCTGGTCTCCACTTAGACTTTCCATTGAGATTGCCTTCGTCGCAGGCATTATCGCGATCATAGCAGGTATTTTCATGGGCAAATGGATGGCAACCCACCATTTTAAAGGCAAGCTAGTACTAGAAACCGTATTATTGTTACCCTTAGTATTACCTCCTACTGTAGTAGGCTTCCTGCTCATCGTCATTTTCGGGAAAAATAGTCTATTAGGAAATTTTATTATTTGGCTATTCGATCAGCCCGTCATGTTCACATGGTGGGCGGCGGTTATCGCTTCTACCATTGTTGCCTTTCCATTAATGTATCAATCGGCTAAAACAGGCTTTGCCTCTGTTGATCGCGATATTGAACATGCGGCACGTGTGGATGGGGCTAATGAACGGCAGGTCTTTCTTTTTGTATCAATTCCTCTTGCATTAAAGGCACTCGTGTCTGGCGGGATTTTAAGCTTCACTCGAGCTTTAGGTGAATTTGGGGCTACCTTAATGTTTGCGGGGAATATTCCAGGGAAAACACAAACAACACCGCTCGCTATTTATATGGCGATTGATGCGGGTAACATGACCCTTGCCTGGACATGGGTTTTGTGCATGATGGCTATTTCCTTCCTTTTGCTACTTAGCATTCATCTTCTAAAAGTATAAAAGAGGTAGTTGGTTCAATCCAACTACCTCTTTTTCTCATCCCCCACTGATAGGTGGAATAAAAGCGATTGTGTCACCAGACTTAATGATCGTTGTATCCGTTGCAAATTCCTCATTAATCGCTGTCATCATTTGCTGTAATGATAGCTG
Encoded proteins:
- the modA gene encoding molybdate ABC transporter substrate-binding protein; its protein translation is MKKFYSLFATLLLLVGLLVGCGNQEKEVAANKPVELTISAAASLQDALEELKTTYEKEHDTIKILYNFGGSGALQQQILQGAPADLFFSAAEDKFDALVEKEMIDQKQGMDLLANELVLIVPKDNEKQIQSFEDLQQAGKIALGTPETVPAGQYGVDTLKHMQLWDSLESKVVYTKDVRQVLTYTETENVDAGIVYKTDALVSDKVDVIATADDATHAPIIYPVGVLKASKHAQEAEDFYHFLQSDEAMNVFKKYGFKGAQ
- the modB gene encoding molybdate ABC transporter permease subunit — protein: MSTDFWSPLRLSIEIAFVAGIIAIIAGIFMGKWMATHHFKGKLVLETVLLLPLVLPPTVVGFLLIVIFGKNSLLGNFIIWLFDQPVMFTWWAAVIASTIVAFPLMYQSAKTGFASVDRDIEHAARVDGANERQVFLFVSIPLALKALVSGGILSFTRALGEFGATLMFAGNIPGKTQTTPLAIYMAIDAGNMTLAWTWVLCMMAISFLLLLSIHLLKV